A genomic stretch from Helianthus annuus cultivar XRQ/B chromosome 1, HanXRQr2.0-SUNRISE, whole genome shotgun sequence includes:
- the LOC110943031 gene encoding tubby-like F-box protein 3 isoform X1 gives MSFKSILQDMKGDFGSISRKGFGLRSRSQRVVEDRSTVVVDALKQSCWANMPPELLRDVLMRIEESECTWPPRKNVVSCAGVCRNWREIMKDIVKNPEFSGNLTFPISLKQPGPRGSLIQCFIKRNRSTQTYHLYLSLNQAANDDGKFLLAAKKCRRATCTDYVISLNAEDVSKGSSTYIGKLRSNFLGTKFTVYDAQPPNGGALTTKCHSSRPGSMKRVSPRVPAGNYPVSNISYEVNVLGSRGPRRMQCAMNSIPASAMDPGGSAPTQTEFLVSNVDSFSSLAFFRSKSARIDNSQSGTLLTGQNDPMLVLKNKAPRWHEQLQCWCLNFNGRVTVASVKNFQLVAAMENGEHENVIIQFGKVGKDAFTMDYQYPLSAFQAFAICLSSFDTKIACE, from the exons ATGTCGTTTAAGAGTATACTTCAGGATATGAAGGGAGATTTTGGGAGCATTTCTAGAAAAGGATTCGGTTTGCGGTCTAGGTCACAGAGAGTGGTGGAGGATAGATCAACGGTCGTTGTTGATGCGTTGAAGCAGAGTTGTTGGGCGAACATGCCGCCGGAGTTATTGCGCGATGTTTTGATGAGGATTGAGGAGTCAGAGTGTACCTGGCCTCCTCGGAAGAATGTGGTTTCTTGTGCCGGTGTTTGCAGGAATTGGAGAGAAATCATGAAAGATATTGTTAAAAATCCTGAGTTTTCTGGCAATTTGACTTTCCCCATTTCGTTGAAGCAG CCTGGTCCAAGGGGCTCTCTAATACAGTGCTTTATAAAGCGGAACCGAAGCACTCAAACATATCATCTCTACCTCAGTTTAAATCAAG CAGCAAACGATGATGGGAAGTTTCTTCTTGCTGCAAAAAAATGTAGACGTGCTACGTGTACAGATTATGTAATTTCTTTAAATGCAGAAGATGTTTCAAAAGGCAGCAGCACGTATATAGGAAAGTTAAG ATCAAACTTCCTTGGAACGAAATTCACCGTATACGATGCCCAACCTCCAAACGGTGGAGCTTTGACTACAAAATGCCATTCCTCGAGGCCCGGGAGTATGAAACGAGTATCACCTAGGGTTCCCGCTGGAAACTACCCGGTTTCCAACATTTCTTACGAAGTTAATGTCTTGGGGTCCAG GGGTCCAAGAAGGATGCAGTGTGCGATGAACTCGATTCCCGCAAGTGCAATGGACCCTGGGGGATCGGCTCCAACTCAGACTGAATTTCTCGTCAGCAATGTGGATTCATTTTCATCTCTAGCTTTTTTCAGATCAAAATCCGCACGTATCGATAATTCCCAGTCTGGAACATTGTTGACCGGTCAAAACGACCCGATGCTGGTGTTGAAGAACAAGGCGCCTAGGTGGCACGAACAGCTGCAATGCTGGTGCCTTAATTTCAACGGACGGGTGACTGTTGCCTCCGTGAAAAACTTTCAGTTGGTTGCTGCTATGGAAAACGGAGAACATGAAAATGTGATTATACAGTTTGGAAAAGTCGGAAAAGACGCATTCACCATGGATTATCAGTACCCGTTATCGGCTTTTCAGGCGTTTGCTATCTGTCTTAGCAGCTTTGACACCAAAATTGCGTGTGAATGA
- the LOC110943031 gene encoding tubby-like F-box protein 3 isoform X2, with amino-acid sequence MSFKSILQDMKGDFGSISRKGFGLRSRSQRVVEDRSTVVVDALKQSCWANMPPELLRDVLMRIEESECTWPPRKNVVSCAGVCRNWREIMKDIVKNPEFSGNLTFPISLKQPGPRGSLIQCFIKRNRSTQTYHLYLSLNQANDDGKFLLAAKKCRRATCTDYVISLNAEDVSKGSSTYIGKLRSNFLGTKFTVYDAQPPNGGALTTKCHSSRPGSMKRVSPRVPAGNYPVSNISYEVNVLGSRGPRRMQCAMNSIPASAMDPGGSAPTQTEFLVSNVDSFSSLAFFRSKSARIDNSQSGTLLTGQNDPMLVLKNKAPRWHEQLQCWCLNFNGRVTVASVKNFQLVAAMENGEHENVIIQFGKVGKDAFTMDYQYPLSAFQAFAICLSSFDTKIACE; translated from the exons ATGTCGTTTAAGAGTATACTTCAGGATATGAAGGGAGATTTTGGGAGCATTTCTAGAAAAGGATTCGGTTTGCGGTCTAGGTCACAGAGAGTGGTGGAGGATAGATCAACGGTCGTTGTTGATGCGTTGAAGCAGAGTTGTTGGGCGAACATGCCGCCGGAGTTATTGCGCGATGTTTTGATGAGGATTGAGGAGTCAGAGTGTACCTGGCCTCCTCGGAAGAATGTGGTTTCTTGTGCCGGTGTTTGCAGGAATTGGAGAGAAATCATGAAAGATATTGTTAAAAATCCTGAGTTTTCTGGCAATTTGACTTTCCCCATTTCGTTGAAGCAG CCTGGTCCAAGGGGCTCTCTAATACAGTGCTTTATAAAGCGGAACCGAAGCACTCAAACATATCATCTCTACCTCAGTTTAAATCAAG CAAACGATGATGGGAAGTTTCTTCTTGCTGCAAAAAAATGTAGACGTGCTACGTGTACAGATTATGTAATTTCTTTAAATGCAGAAGATGTTTCAAAAGGCAGCAGCACGTATATAGGAAAGTTAAG ATCAAACTTCCTTGGAACGAAATTCACCGTATACGATGCCCAACCTCCAAACGGTGGAGCTTTGACTACAAAATGCCATTCCTCGAGGCCCGGGAGTATGAAACGAGTATCACCTAGGGTTCCCGCTGGAAACTACCCGGTTTCCAACATTTCTTACGAAGTTAATGTCTTGGGGTCCAG GGGTCCAAGAAGGATGCAGTGTGCGATGAACTCGATTCCCGCAAGTGCAATGGACCCTGGGGGATCGGCTCCAACTCAGACTGAATTTCTCGTCAGCAATGTGGATTCATTTTCATCTCTAGCTTTTTTCAGATCAAAATCCGCACGTATCGATAATTCCCAGTCTGGAACATTGTTGACCGGTCAAAACGACCCGATGCTGGTGTTGAAGAACAAGGCGCCTAGGTGGCACGAACAGCTGCAATGCTGGTGCCTTAATTTCAACGGACGGGTGACTGTTGCCTCCGTGAAAAACTTTCAGTTGGTTGCTGCTATGGAAAACGGAGAACATGAAAATGTGATTATACAGTTTGGAAAAGTCGGAAAAGACGCATTCACCATGGATTATCAGTACCCGTTATCGGCTTTTCAGGCGTTTGCTATCTGTCTTAGCAGCTTTGACACCAAAATTGCGTGTGAATGA